From the Salarias fasciatus chromosome 16, fSalaFa1.1, whole genome shotgun sequence genome, one window contains:
- the pikfyve gene encoding 1-phosphatidylinositol 3-phosphate 5-kinase isoform X2 translates to MATDDKSLSSSSTDWTADAPIISPTSPSHLTHFKPLTPEQEEPPLRSAYSSFVNLFRFNNKEEGRPPSTVAENPEAPPPSPQSPRRSWSSSPSHYGPRTHRKQAELLRRTSTASDVSRKSEPPLSNHDPRTAVQLRTALKRLKEIMEGKSQDSDLKQYWMPDSQCKECYDCNEKFTTFRRRHHCRLCGQIFCSRCCNQEIPGKFMGYTGDLRACTYCRKLALSYAHSADSGSLGEDLSVLSDSPLAVCVLEPSEPRTPVGGRKASRNIFLEEDLTWQRASIGMRKNMIHQDTQSSVLSSRLSTLPEDVGKSPSRKRSASVTTLSLDRSGSSMVPSYDSSVSPPTSRAVSGTKSGSKLDHSEEERKILLDSSQLKELWKKICHNNTGMEFQDHRYWLRTYPNCIVGKELVNWLLRNGTISTRAQAIAIGQALVDGRWLDCVTHHDQLFRDEYALYRPLQNTEFSETPSPDSDSVNSVEGHSEPSWFKDIKFDDSDSEQLADENDYTVPNSASPSKRTSVSSFHSTVDSDSASSINLNMEQNNVNFHIKKQSKYPHVPQTNEQKEFLVSEDGGQNIVISDAFIKESLFNRRVEEKAKELLFTPLGWHHSSLEQLREENGEKAAMERLLSANHSHMMALLQQLLYSESLSLSWRDIIVPVVRQVVQTVRPDVRNCDDDMDIRQLVHIKKICGGRKFDSTVVNGFICTKNIAHKKMNAYIKNPKILLLKCSIEYLYREETKFTCIDPIVLQEREFLKNYVQRIADVRPNLVLVEKTVSRIAQEMLLEHGITLVINVKPQVLDRVSRMTQGDLVMSMDQLLTKPRLGTCHKFYVQPFTLASNEAKTLMFFEGCPPHLGCSIKLRGASEYELSRVKEIIMLMVCVAYHSQLEISFLMDEFAMPPSLAQSASFPCLLEATTAEETQEEEEGEEGEGEQQQQQEEQQEEEKSQESAPAGAPEDGELPSDSPARLSVQDKPDSSVQEDTRTSSPSPSPPAPLSVCPPFLLEENQETDTGTRGSSGSETPPPQSFRDPLQDDSGLFVAEQVASSDDRLRTLSASFKQELKDIILCISPFIVFKEPFLLTGPGMSCPSRDYFPEQVYLSPLLNKDLKEVDSRRKKQLLKDSASAAVPANGGGPPRPVQVLPCHSLTGTRIVEQLHSCRDLAQMLADFRAQGGRIQQREASDPFSSVRAPVKADSEEEKPGKLSDMSWAPKLDCLNPINHQRLCVLFSSSSVQSNNAPNPCVSPWIVTMEFYGKNDLSLGVFLERYCFRPSYQCPSVFCETPMVHHVRRFVHGSGCVQIVLKELDSPVPGYQHTILNYSWCRICKQVTPVVPLSNDSWSMSFAKYLELRFYGHQYTRRANAEPCGHSIHKDYHQYFSYNQMVASFSYTSVRLLEICLPRPKIFIKNLGPSKALLQQDLKDFSQKVTQVYLNIDDRLTSLKTDTFSKTREEKMEDLFAQKDMEEAELRSWMEKLQVRLQSCGQDSPQQLQVVLESLVMKKQSLCEMLQSWNSRLQDLFQQEKGRKRLSVPPSPGRHRPATNTADDSKSTLESSPRNPSPVVLNGDKEDRHLTTLPSTASSTLLPSPGDPGGDPATPGPHLTEQDSVSLPEDVFDGHLLGSTDSQVKEKSTMKAILANFLPGNSYSPIPVPFDPDKHYLMYEHERVPIAVCEREPSSIIAFALSCKEYKTALDDLSQVASSGGDETSQVFSGSDSRLKSSPARPGEAAQPSRSETEPSKEAESADKQKKQTLNPHVELQFSDANAKFYCRIYYAEEFHSLREEIMESSEEDFVRSLSHCVNWQARGGKSGAVFYATEDDRFILKQMPRLEVQSFLDFAPHYFTYITGAVQQKRPTALAKILGVYRIGYKNSQNNTEKKLDLLVMENLFYGRKMAQVFDLKGSLRNRNVKTDSGKESCEVVLLDENLLKLIHDNPLYIRSHCKAILRAAIHSDAYFLSSHLIIDYSLLVGRDDATDQLVVGIIDYIRTFTWDKKLEMVVKSTGILGGQGKMPTVVSPELYRARFCEAMDKYFLMVPDHWTGLGTNC, encoded by the exons ATGGCCACGGATGATAAGTCTTTGTCCTCATCGTCCACGGACTGGACGGCCGATGCGCCCATCATCTCTCCCACAAGCCCCTCCCACCTGACTCACTTCAAACCGTTGACCCCGGAACAGGAGGAGCCGCCACTGCGCTCGGCGTACAGCTCCTTCGTCAACCTCTTCAGGTTCAACAACAAAG aggAGGGTCGTCCTCCCTCCACGGTGGCAGAGAAccctgaggctccgcccccttcgCCTCAGTCTccgaggaggagctggtccAGCAGCCCGTCACACTACGGACCGAGAACACACCGCAAACAGGCAGAGCTGCTGAGACGCACATCCACCGCctcag ATGTCAGCAGGAAGTCGGAACCCCCCTTAAGCAACCATGACCCTCGCACTGCCGTCCAGCTCCGCACGGCCCTGAAGAGGCTGAAAGAGATCATGGAGGGGAAGAGCCAG GACAGCGATCTGAAGCAGTACTGGATGCCGGACTCTCAGTGTAAGGAGTGCTACGACTGTAATGAGAAGTTCACCACGTTCCGCCGCAGACACCACTGCAGACTGTGTGGGCAGATCttctgcagccgctgctgcaaCCAGGAAATCCCCGGGAAGTTCATGGGGTACACAG GAGATCTTCGGGCCTGTACCTACTGCAGGAAGCTGGCGCTCAGCTACGCCCACTCCGCCGACTCGGGCTCTCTGGGCGAGGACCTGAGCGTCCTGTCCGACTCGCCGCTGGCGGTGTGTGTTCTGGAGCCCAGCGAGCCGCGGACCCCGGTCGGAGGACGGAAGgccagcaggaacatcttcctggaggaagatcTCACCTGGCAGAG agcTTCCATTGGAATGAGAAAGAA taTGATCCACCAGGACACTCAGAGCAGTGTCCTCAGCTCTCGTCTGTCCACTCTTCCAGAGGACGTTGGAAAGTCTCCGTCCAGGAAGAG GTCTGCCAGCGTGACCACCCTGTCCCTGGATCGGTCCGGGTCCTCCATGGTTCCATCCTACGACAGCTCGGTCAGTCCCCCCACCAGCAGAGCCGTGTCTGGGACCAAGAGCGGCTCCAAGCTGGACcacagcgaggaggagaggaagatccTGCTG GACTCGtctcagctgaaggagctgtggAAGAAGATCTGCCACAACAACACGGGGATGGAGTTCCAGGACCACCGGTACTGGCTGAGGACCTACCCCAACTGCATTGTGGGAAAGGAGCTGGTCAACTGGCTGCTGAGGAATGGAACCATCTCCACCAG GGCTCAGGCCATCGCCATCGGCCAGGCGCTGGTGGACGGACGCTGGCTGGACTGCGTCACCCACCACGACCAGCTGTTCAGAGACGAGTACGCCCTGtaccgccccctgcag AACACCGAGTTCTCAGAAACGCCGTCCCCCGACAGCGACAGCGTCAACTCCGTGGAAGGACACTCGGAGCCGTCCTGGTTCAAGGACATCAAGTTCGACGACAGTGACTCCGAGCAGCTGGCCGACGAGAACGACTACACCGTGCCCA ATTCCGCCAGTCCCAGTAAGAGGACGTCAGTCAGCAGCTTCCATTCCACAGTGGACAGCGACTCAGCCTCCTCCATCAACCTCAACATGGAGCAGAACAACGTCAACTTCCACATCAAGAAGCAGTCCAAGTATCCCCACGTTCCCCAAACCAACGAGCAGAAAG AGTTTCTGGTGTCGGAGGATGGAGGACAGAACATTGTGATCAGTGACGCCTTCATCAAAG agtcGCTGTTCAAccggagggtggaggagaaggcGAAGGAGCTGCTGTTCACTCCTCTGGGCTGGCACCACAGCTCGCTGGAGCAGCTGCGAGAGGAGAACGGAGAGAAGGCCGCCATGGAGAGGCTGCT cTCGGCCAACCACAGCCACATGAtggcgctgctgcagcagctgctctacagcgagtctctgtctctgtcctggagGGACATCATCGTCCCCGTGGTGCGTCAGGTGGTCCAGACGGTGCGTCCCGACGTCCGCAACTGTGACGATGACATGGACATCCGGCAGCTGGTCCACATCAAGAAG atCTGCGGAGGCAGGAAGTTTGACTCCACCGTGGTGAACGGCTTCATCTGCACAAAGAACATTGCACACAAGAAG ATGAACGCCTACATCAAGAATCCTAAAATTCTGCTTCTGAAGTGTTCCATCGAGTATCTGTACAGAGAGGAGACCAAGTTCACCTGCATCGACCCCATCGTGCTGCAG GAGCGTGAGTTTCTGAAGAACTACGTGCAGCGCATCGCGGACGTGCGTCCgaacctggtcctggtggagAAGACGGTGTCTCGGATCGCTCAGGAGATGCTGCTGGAGCACGGCATCACGCTGGTCATCAACGTCAAGCCG CAAGTCCTGGACCGAGTGAGCAGAATGACTCAAGGAGATCTGGTGATGTCCATGGACCAGCTGCTCACCAAGCCACGACTGGGAACCTGCCACAAGTTCTATGTGCAGCCCTTCACGCTGGCCAGCA ATGAGGCGAAGACTCTCATGTTCTTCGAGGgctgtcctcctcacctggGCTGCTCCATCAAGCTGCGGGGAGCGTCGGAGTACGAGCTGTCGCGGGTGAAGGAGATCATCATGCTGATGGTCTGCGTGGCCTACCACTCTCAGCTGGAGATCTCCTTCCTGATGGACGAGTTCGCCATGCCGCCCAGCCTGGCTCAGAGCGCCTCCTTCCCCTGCCTGCTGGAGGCCACCACTGCAGAGGagacgcaggaggaggaggagggggaggagggggagggggagcaacagcagcagcaggaggaacagcaggaggaggagaaaagccaGGAGTCTGcaccagctggagctcctgAGGACGGAGAGCTCCCATCGGACTCCCCTGCCAGACTCTCTGTCCAAGACAAGCCGGACTCCTCCGTCCAGGAGGACACCAGGACCTCGTCTCCGTCCCCCAGCCCCCCCGctcctctgtccgtctgtcccccgttcctcctggaggagaaccaggagacgGACACTGGGACCAGGGGCTCTTCGGGGTCGGAGACGCCCCCGCCGCAGTCGTTCCGCGACCCCCTGCAGGACGACTCGGGGCTGTTCGTGGCGGAGCAGGTGGCCTCCTCCGACGACCGGCTCAGAACCCTGTCGGCATCCTTCAAGCAGGAGCTGAAGGACATCATCCTCTGCATCTCCCCCTTCATCGTCTTCAAGGAACCCTTCCTGCTCACCGGACCGGGCATGTCCTGCCCCAGCAGGGACTACTTCCCTGAGCAG gtctACCTCTCACCCCTCCTCAACAAGGACTTGAAGGAGGTGGACAGCCGCAGGAAGAAGCAGCTCCTGAAGGACTCGGCGTCGGCGGCGGTGCCGGCGAACGGCGGCGGCCCCCCCAGGCCCGTCCAGGTTCTGCCCTGCCACAGTCTGACCGGCACTCGCATcgtggagcagctccacagctgccGGGACCTGGCCCAGATGCTCGCCGACTTCCGGGCCCAGGGGGGCCGcatccagcagagggaggccTCGGACCCCTTCAGCTCCGTCCGAGCTCCGGTGAAAGCcgacagcgaggaggagaagCCCGGCAAACTGAGCGACATGAGCTGGGCCCCGAAG ctggacTGTTTGAACCCCATCAACCATCAGAGGCTGTGTGTCCtcttcagcagctcttctgTTCAGTCCAACAACGCTCCGAATCCCTGCGTCAGCCCCTG GATCGTCACCATGGAGTTCTACGGGAAGAACGACCTCTCTCTGGGCGTCTTCCTGGAGCGCTACTGCTTCAG GCCGTCCTACCAGTGTCCCAGTGTCTTCTGTGAGACTCCCATGGTGCACCACGTGCGGCGCTTTGTGCACGGCAGCGGCTGCGTGCAGATCGTGCTGAAAGAGCTGGACTCGCCTGTACCAGGATACCAACACACCATCCTCAACTACTCCTGGTGCCGAATCTGCAAACAG GTGACGCCGGTGGTCCCTCTGTCCAACGACTCCTGGTCCATGTCCTTCGCCAAATATCTGGAGCTCCGCTTCTATGGTCACCAGTACACCCGGCGGGCCAACGCCGAACCCTGCGGACACTCCATCCACAAGGACTACCACCAGTACTTCTCCTACAACCAGATGGTGGCCTCCTTCAG CTACACGtctgtgaggctgctggagattTGTCTTCCTCGCCCAAAGATCTTCATCAAGAACCTGGGACCCTCCAAAGccctcctgcagcaggacctCAAGGACTTCTCTCAGAA AGTGACTCAGGTCTACCTGAACATCGACGACCGTCTCACCTCCCTGAAGACAGACACCTTCAGTAAGACACGcgaggagaagatggaggacCTCTTCGCCCAGAAGGAC atggaggaggcggagcttcggAGCTGGATGGAGAAGCTGCAGGTCCGTCTCCAGTCTTGTGGTCAGGactctcctcagcagctgcaggtcgtcCTCGAGTCCCTTGTGATGAAGAAACAGAGTCTGTGTGAAATGCTGCAGTCCTGGAACAGCAG ACTTCAGGACCTGTTCCAGCAGGAGAAAGGCAGGAAGCGTCTGTCTGTTCCTCCGAGTCCGGGCCGACACAGACCGGCCACCAACACCGCAGACGACAGCAAG AGCACTCTGGAGTCTTCACCTCGGAACCCCTCGCCTGTGGTGCTCAACGGCGACAAAG AGGACCGACACCTTACCACACTGCCCTCCACCGcatcctccaccctgctgccgtCACCAGGAGACCCTGGAGGAGACCCGGCCACGCCCGGACCACACCTCACCGAGCAGGACTCGGTCAGCCTTCCCGAAG ATGTCTTCGACGGTCACCTGTTGGGGTCCACAGACAGTCAGGTGAAGGAGAAGTCCACCATGAAGGCCATCCTGGCCAACTTCCTGCCTGGAAACAGCTACAGCCCGATCCCCGTGCCTTT CGATCCGGACAAACACTACCTGATGTACGAACACGAGCGAGTTCCCATCGCCGTGTGTGAGCGCGAGCCCAGCTCCATTATAGCCTTTGCTCTCAG CTGTAAAGAGTATAAAACGGCGTTGGACGATCTGTCTCAGGTGGCAAGTTCAGGAGGAGACGAAACTTCGCAGGTCTTCAG CGGCTCTGACAGTCGGCTGAAGAgcagcccggcccggcccggcgaGGCGGCTCAGCCGAGTCGCAGCGAGACCGAACCCAGCA aggaggCCGAATCAGctgacaaacagaagaaacagacCCTCAACCCTCACGTCGAACTGC AGTTCTCCGACGCCAACGCCAAGTTCTACTGCCGGATCTACTACGCCGAGGAGTTCCACAGCCTGCGCGAGGAGATCATGGAGAGCAGCGAGGAGGACTTCGTCCGCTCGCTGTCGCACTGCGTCAACTGGCAGGCCCGCGGGGGGAAGTCCGGCGCCGTCTTCTACGCCACCGAAG acgACCGCTTCATCCTCAAGCAGATGCCCCGACTGGAGGTCCAGTCCTTCCTGGACTTCGCTCCACATTACTTCACCTACATCACCGGAGCCGTGCAGCAGAAG cgtCCGACAGCGCTGGCCAAGATTTTGGGCGTTTACAGAATCGGATACAAGAACTCCCAGAACAACACGGAGAAGAAGCTGGACCTGCTGGTGATGGAGAACCTGTTCTACGGACGGAAGATGGCTCAG GTCTTCGACCTGAAGGGCTCGCTGAGGAACCGTAACGTGAAGACGGACTCGGGGAAGGAGAGCTGCgaggtggtgctgctggacgaGAACCTGCTGAAGCTGATCCACGACAACCCGCTCTACATCCGCTCCCACTGCAAGGCCATCCTGCGGGCCGCCATCCACAGCGACGCCTACTTCCTGTCCAGCCACCTCATCATAGACTACTCCCTGCTGGTGGGCCGCGACGACGCCACCGACCAGCTGGTGGTCGGGATCATCG ACTACATCAGGACCTTCACCTGGGACAAGAAGCTGGAGATGGTGGTGAAGTCCACCGGAATCCTGGGGGGTCAAG GGAAGATGCCCACCGTGGTTTCTCCGGAGCTGTACCGCGCTCGTTTCTGTGAGGCCATGGACAAATACTTCCTGATGGTCCCGGACCACTGGACCGGACTCGGGACCAACTGCTGA